In Brevibacillus brevis, a genomic segment contains:
- a CDS encoding ATP-binding protein — protein MSASFSLHLVGSSGRLQQFIHQLPTAVFVVNQAGSIVEVNEQLLRVTGFSRDQLVNQPFQTILPFDGSVDQMLAEYIQKEAESDSNVEVEWRSKQGVCGKTPAMIMVQQAQQPLYLIHLYQLAKETDFTLPQRLLAKLTQDSSLGLFVMDEQANIVEASHTACKLLGMERLNVINKHVDQVFAGIPEQHRLIKKELLEGVKLHNIAMSWTNDNQRYELIVDANTLHDDTGKTVGAFVLFKDITNLRSFEQKIERNERLAMIGQIAAGTAHEIRNPLTSIKGFLQMFLKSFSDSGMDREKTYTEIMLTEINRINSLVSEFLLLSKPRNIQYSMVDLNTVFSEILPIVESQAILYGIDVKFASNGKLPMVVGDTELLKQVFINICKNGIEAMGEQGTLHISHHIDQDGDKVSIDIHDSGPGIPLYIIDKIFDPFFTTKEEGTGLGLSVCQKIIHDIGGQIRVSSKGYGTTFHIMLPYL, from the coding sequence GTGAGTGCATCCTTTTCGTTACATCTCGTCGGCTCGTCCGGACGATTGCAGCAGTTCATACATCAACTGCCGACTGCCGTGTTCGTAGTGAATCAGGCAGGGAGTATCGTAGAGGTAAACGAACAACTGCTTCGAGTCACCGGATTTTCTCGTGATCAACTTGTCAATCAACCGTTTCAGACCATCCTTCCTTTTGACGGCTCTGTGGATCAGATGCTCGCGGAGTACATCCAAAAGGAAGCGGAATCGGATAGCAACGTAGAGGTAGAATGGCGAAGCAAACAGGGGGTATGCGGCAAGACCCCTGCGATGATAATGGTCCAGCAAGCACAGCAGCCCTTGTATCTGATTCACTTGTATCAGCTGGCGAAGGAGACGGATTTCACTTTGCCACAGCGCTTATTGGCAAAGCTGACGCAGGATTCCAGTCTGGGATTGTTCGTCATGGATGAACAGGCGAATATTGTCGAGGCGAGCCACACTGCATGCAAACTGCTCGGTATGGAGCGGCTGAACGTCATCAACAAGCATGTCGACCAAGTGTTCGCCGGCATTCCCGAACAGCATCGGCTCATCAAAAAAGAGCTGCTGGAGGGCGTGAAATTGCACAATATCGCCATGTCGTGGACCAACGACAACCAGCGTTACGAACTGATCGTGGATGCCAACACGCTGCATGACGATACGGGCAAAACAGTAGGTGCTTTCGTCCTTTTCAAGGATATCACCAATCTGCGCTCCTTCGAACAAAAAATCGAGCGGAACGAGCGACTGGCCATGATCGGGCAGATCGCCGCCGGCACGGCTCATGAGATTCGCAATCCGCTCACGTCCATCAAAGGATTTTTGCAAATGTTTCTGAAATCGTTCAGCGATAGCGGAATGGATCGGGAAAAGACGTACACGGAAATCATGCTGACGGAAATCAACCGGATCAATTCGCTGGTAAGCGAGTTCCTCCTGTTGAGCAAACCGCGCAACATTCAGTATTCCATGGTCGATCTGAACACGGTCTTTTCGGAAATCTTGCCGATTGTTGAATCCCAGGCGATTTTGTACGGGATCGACGTGAAGTTTGCGTCCAATGGCAAGCTCCCGATGGTGGTGGGCGATACGGAATTGCTGAAGCAGGTCTTTATCAACATCTGTAAAAACGGTATCGAAGCCATGGGAGAGCAGGGTACGCTCCACATCTCCCACCACATCGATCAGGATGGCGACAAGGTGAGCATCGACATCCACGATTCCGGTCCGGGCATTCCGCTGTACATTATCGATAAAATTTTCGACCCGTTTTTTACCACGAAAGAAGAAGGGACCGGCCTTGGGCTGTCGGTTTGTCAAAAGATCATCCACGATATCGGGGGACAAATCCGCGTCTCATCGAAAGGGTACGGCACCACCTTCCACATCATGCTCCCCTATTTGTAA
- a CDS encoding DedA family protein, which translates to MVVDMLTDSVGQFGYLALFFMLWLGIVGMPIPDEVIVLSAGVLTATGVLQVVPAFIATYLGVVSGLSLGYVLGRTVGAPALNWIGRKKGMNKYVARAQALLERYGSYALCISYFLPVVRHVVPYLVGIGKMTFRRYALFSYTTGLVWTLILFVIGHITGNNIAYLDVHLGTVTTGMAAGIVAVALIGVAAVYGYRGWKKRKSGVAVSKE; encoded by the coding sequence ATGGTAGTGGATATGCTGACCGATTCAGTAGGCCAGTTTGGCTACTTGGCCCTCTTTTTCATGCTATGGCTCGGAATCGTCGGGATGCCGATTCCCGACGAAGTGATTGTTTTGTCGGCTGGCGTGCTGACCGCTACAGGGGTACTCCAGGTCGTACCCGCGTTTATAGCGACGTATCTGGGAGTCGTCTCCGGGCTGTCGCTCGGGTATGTGCTGGGCAGGACAGTAGGGGCACCGGCGCTGAACTGGATCGGACGGAAAAAAGGGATGAACAAGTATGTGGCGCGGGCCCAGGCGCTCCTGGAGCGGTATGGGAGCTACGCGCTGTGCATCAGCTATTTTTTGCCGGTCGTTCGGCACGTGGTCCCTTATTTGGTGGGGATCGGCAAGATGACGTTTCGCCGTTACGCCTTGTTCTCGTACACAACCGGACTGGTTTGGACCCTGATTCTGTTTGTGATCGGACATATCACCGGCAACAATATCGCCTATCTGGACGTGCATTTGGGCACAGTGACGACAGGAATGGCGGCGGGCATCGTAGCAGTAGCCCTCATCGGAGTGGCAGCGGTGTACGGATACAGAGGATGGAAAAAGCGCAAATCAGGCGTCGCGGTCTCCAAGGAATAG
- a CDS encoding YbaB/EbfC family nucleoid-associated protein translates to MQQMQQMMKQVKKMQEEMAKAQEALKDKVVEGTAGGGAVLVKADGHKQVKEIVIKPEVIDPDDVEMLQDLVLTAVNDALRKADELMAKDMSKFTGGMNIPGLF, encoded by the coding sequence ATGCAGCAAATGCAGCAGATGATGAAGCAAGTGAAAAAAATGCAGGAAGAAATGGCGAAAGCGCAAGAAGCGCTGAAAGACAAAGTCGTGGAGGGAACCGCTGGCGGCGGCGCTGTGCTGGTCAAGGCAGACGGCCACAAGCAAGTGAAAGAAATCGTGATCAAGCCGGAAGTCATTGATCCGGATGACGTGGAAATGCTGCAGGACCTCGTACTGACAGCGGTGAACGACGCGCTGCGCAAAGCCGACGAGCTGATGGCGAAGGACATGAGCAAATTCACCGGAGGAATGAACATCCCGGGCTTGTTCTAG
- a CDS encoding SRPBCC family protein produces the protein MPVIRSELVIAAPRHICFDAARSIDLHMESTSKTKEKAIAGVTGGLIERGESVTWEAVHFGIKQRLTAVITEMEEPSYFVDEMVSGAFKRFRHEHQFFPLGDNQTRMIDTFDYESPLGVLGKIADWLFLETYMARFLIERNLYLKRVAEEQFRRLQE, from the coding sequence ATGCCTGTCATTCGTTCGGAATTGGTGATTGCCGCACCCCGGCACATTTGCTTCGACGCGGCGAGAAGCATCGATTTGCATATGGAATCTACTTCGAAAACAAAGGAAAAGGCGATTGCAGGGGTGACGGGCGGCTTGATCGAGCGGGGGGAGTCCGTGACCTGGGAGGCTGTCCATTTCGGAATCAAGCAAAGGCTGACTGCCGTCATCACGGAAATGGAAGAGCCGTCTTATTTCGTCGACGAAATGGTTTCCGGAGCATTCAAACGGTTTCGCCATGAGCATCAATTCTTTCCACTCGGAGACAATCAAACCCGCATGATCGACACATTTGATTACGAATCGCCGCTGGGGGTACTGGGGAAGATCGCTGACTGGCTCTTCCTTGAAACGTACATGGCGCGTTTTTTGATCGAGCGGAATCTGTACTTGAAGCGCGTGGCCGAGGAACAGTTCCGCCGGTTGCAGGAGTAG
- the dnaX gene encoding DNA polymerase III subunit gamma/tau, which produces MAYTALYRVYRPQTFQDVVGQEHVTITLRNALREGRLSHAYLFNGPRGTGKTSAAKIMSKAVNCEQPIDGEPCNECGTCRAIMSGSVTDVLEIDAASNRGVEEIRDIRDKVKFAPSDVKYKVYIIDEVHMLTTEAFNALLKTLEEPPSHVIFILATTEPHKLPATIISRCQRFDFHRIPLKVMVDLLQRICQSQGVRVEEQALQLVAKMAEGGARDALSLLDQAISYSRDEVRASDIMQITGTVSQTYFSLLARHIAERDVAKVMEQFDQVMVQGKDPEQFLHDFLYYYRDMLLLKTAPGLEEIVERTMIDDQFASVAELYGFPELYAAIETCNQALAQLKWSTYARVLVELTLVKLCQPVAQQAGAAAVAVAPQSGEEDLAGMANRIRVLEERLMQVMQGQVSIPAQKAEEPRKAEPKRVAAAGGGSRTPMNKVREVAKSMDENLTRQVRGQWSQILTDLKKVKIQYQAWLVNGQPVAAGSDAVVVTFTSPIHCDKTMEPELKSVVERVMQNVLGRPLHLLSVMEEEWQSVEQHSGPKDAAAEEEQDPFLAEAIKLVGESLVEVKD; this is translated from the coding sequence ATGGCTTATACCGCGCTGTATCGCGTATACCGACCGCAGACGTTTCAGGATGTCGTCGGACAAGAACATGTGACGATTACCTTGCGTAATGCCTTGCGCGAAGGAAGGCTTTCCCATGCTTATTTGTTCAATGGTCCCCGCGGTACGGGCAAGACGAGTGCGGCGAAAATCATGTCCAAAGCCGTAAACTGCGAACAGCCGATCGACGGCGAGCCGTGCAACGAGTGCGGCACATGTCGGGCGATCATGAGCGGTTCGGTCACCGACGTGCTGGAGATCGACGCTGCTTCCAACCGCGGGGTTGAAGAAATCCGCGACATTCGCGATAAAGTCAAATTCGCCCCCAGCGACGTCAAGTACAAGGTGTACATCATTGACGAGGTGCATATGCTGACGACGGAGGCGTTTAATGCGCTTCTGAAAACGCTGGAGGAACCGCCATCCCACGTCATTTTCATTTTGGCGACGACGGAGCCGCACAAGCTGCCGGCGACTATCATTTCGCGCTGCCAGCGTTTCGACTTCCATCGGATTCCCCTGAAAGTCATGGTCGATTTGCTTCAGCGAATCTGCCAGTCGCAAGGGGTCCGAGTGGAGGAACAGGCGCTTCAGCTGGTAGCGAAGATGGCGGAAGGCGGAGCGCGCGACGCCCTCAGCCTCCTGGATCAGGCGATCAGCTACAGTCGGGATGAGGTGCGGGCGAGCGATATCATGCAAATTACCGGTACGGTGTCGCAGACGTACTTTTCCCTACTGGCACGCCATATTGCCGAGCGCGATGTGGCAAAGGTGATGGAGCAGTTCGATCAGGTCATGGTCCAGGGAAAGGATCCCGAGCAGTTCCTGCATGACTTTCTTTATTACTACCGGGATATGCTGCTCTTGAAGACGGCTCCCGGGCTGGAGGAAATCGTGGAGCGGACGATGATCGACGATCAGTTCGCAAGCGTGGCGGAGCTGTACGGGTTTCCTGAGCTGTACGCCGCGATCGAGACGTGCAACCAGGCGCTGGCCCAGTTGAAGTGGTCGACGTACGCCAGAGTGCTTGTGGAGCTGACGCTGGTCAAATTGTGCCAGCCCGTGGCCCAGCAGGCAGGAGCGGCGGCTGTCGCGGTAGCGCCGCAATCCGGCGAGGAGGACCTGGCCGGCATGGCCAATCGCATCCGTGTCCTGGAAGAACGTCTCATGCAGGTCATGCAGGGGCAAGTAAGCATTCCGGCGCAAAAAGCGGAGGAGCCGCGGAAGGCGGAGCCGAAGCGAGTCGCTGCGGCGGGAGGCGGGTCCCGTACTCCGATGAACAAGGTCCGGGAAGTGGCCAAATCCATGGACGAAAATCTGACTCGTCAGGTGCGCGGACAATGGAGCCAAATTTTGACCGATCTGAAAAAGGTGAAAATCCAGTACCAGGCTTGGCTGGTCAACGGTCAGCCTGTTGCTGCGGGCAGTGATGCGGTGGTCGTTACATTTACCAGCCCCATCCACTGCGATAAAACCATGGAGCCTGAATTGAAAAGCGTAGTGGAACGGGTCATGCAAAACGTGCTCGGCAGGCCGTTGCATCTGCTCTCTGTCATGGAAGAGGAGTGGCAGTCGGTCGAACAGCATTCGGGACCAAAGGATGCCGCAGCCGAAGAAGAGCAGGATCCGTTTCTGGCAGAGGCCATCAAGCTCGTGGGCGAATCACTTGTCGAAGTAAAAGATTGA
- a CDS encoding CPBP family intramembrane glutamic endopeptidase, which produces MLTGPGLSLRVEPERQRSTPWAIMLFIGYWLMFAAEFSVIRFYRGSDGRWVATTTDQPQLWLSLTVLAITVFSFAGTIGYGISLWRQRRQIQWYWGPGDLTGNDVLHIVAWLHVFQTGTLVLYGLVLGDTFFMEGTIGGTFESASFQMFLLLLLPFWFRGRLPSIGLCRPVRIWQMLIVLLILFFLIAKVMDAAITHPLADWLGLSLSSEREQQIEKEIVQAKQTDMLAAVSSFLVIGILVPIAEEMLFRGVVQTYLVRRLGAIAGIVLSSLWFALLHIDLALFVPLFVIGLLLGGVRHRYQSIWGAVLLHAVNNLTGVLYYFQ; this is translated from the coding sequence ATGCTGACTGGACCGGGGCTGTCGCTGCGGGTGGAGCCGGAGAGACAACGATCCACGCCGTGGGCGATCATGCTGTTTATAGGGTACTGGCTGATGTTTGCCGCCGAGTTTTCCGTCATTCGTTTTTATCGGGGGAGTGACGGCAGATGGGTCGCAACGACAACCGACCAGCCGCAGCTGTGGCTGTCGCTGACGGTGCTGGCCATCACCGTTTTCAGCTTTGCAGGGACGATTGGATATGGCATCAGCTTGTGGAGGCAGCGCAGACAAATCCAGTGGTATTGGGGACCGGGCGACCTGACGGGCAACGACGTGCTGCATATCGTGGCGTGGCTGCACGTATTTCAGACGGGCACCCTCGTGCTGTACGGGTTGGTGTTGGGCGACACCTTTTTTATGGAAGGGACTATCGGCGGGACGTTCGAGTCGGCTTCGTTCCAGATGTTTTTGCTGCTGCTTTTGCCGTTCTGGTTTCGGGGCCGGCTGCCTTCTATCGGACTGTGCCGTCCCGTCCGAATCTGGCAGATGCTCATCGTCCTGCTGATTTTGTTTTTCCTGATCGCCAAGGTCATGGACGCGGCAATCACTCACCCGTTGGCAGATTGGCTGGGACTGTCCCTTTCCTCGGAGCGGGAGCAGCAGATTGAAAAAGAAATTGTGCAGGCGAAGCAGACGGATATGCTGGCGGCAGTCTCGTCCTTTCTGGTGATTGGGATTCTGGTCCCGATTGCAGAAGAGATGCTGTTCAGAGGCGTCGTGCAGACGTATCTGGTTCGCCGGTTGGGGGCCATTGCGGGTATTGTGCTGAGCAGCCTCTGGTTTGCTCTTCTGCACATCGATTTGGCCTTGTTTGTACCGCTCTTTGTCATCGGCCTTCTCTTGGGAGGCGTCCGTCATCGCTATCAATCCATTTGGGGAGCGGTCTTGCTTCACGCCGTCAACAATTTGACGGGCGTGCTGTACTACTTTCAGTAA
- the recR gene encoding recombination mediator RecR, which yields MFYPEPVTKLIEGFMKLPGIGPKTAGRLAFFVLNMKEDDVLDLAKALVNAKRQLHYCSICNNITDLDPCHICRDKRRDGSVICVVQEPKDVVAMEKTREFEGYYHVLHGAISPMDGIGPEDIRIPDLLKRLSDEQVKEVILATNPNIEGEATAMYISRLIKPFGIRVTRIAHGLPVGGDLEYADEVTLTKALEGRREL from the coding sequence ATGTTCTATCCGGAACCGGTAACCAAGCTGATCGAAGGATTTATGAAACTGCCCGGCATTGGACCGAAAACCGCCGGGCGGCTTGCCTTTTTTGTCCTCAACATGAAAGAGGACGATGTGCTGGATTTGGCCAAGGCGCTGGTCAATGCCAAACGCCAGCTGCACTACTGTTCCATCTGCAACAACATCACGGATCTGGACCCTTGCCACATCTGCAGGGACAAGCGGCGCGACGGCTCGGTCATCTGCGTCGTGCAGGAGCCCAAGGATGTCGTGGCGATGGAAAAGACGAGGGAGTTCGAAGGCTACTACCACGTGCTGCACGGCGCCATTTCGCCGATGGACGGGATCGGGCCCGAGGATATTCGCATCCCGGACTTGCTGAAGCGGCTCAGTGACGAGCAGGTAAAAGAGGTCATCCTGGCGACGAATCCCAATATCGAAGGGGAAGCGACAGCGATGTACATTTCCCGCCTGATCAAGCCTTTCGGGATTCGCGTGACGCGGATTGCCCATGGTCTGCCGGTAGGCGGTGATTTGGAATACGCGGACGAAGTGACGCTGACCAAAGCCTTGGAGGGCCGGCGCGAATTATAG
- a CDS encoding DUF2508 family protein has translation MSRWGKKAKVLIDVGAVGLDAAVTRARLDWQHARHLVDISEPDGGLVDAIYYLQLTEKRYTYLLSQAKREHVRKQA, from the coding sequence GTGAGCAGGTGGGGGAAAAAGGCGAAGGTACTGATCGACGTGGGGGCAGTCGGACTCGATGCGGCGGTCACGCGGGCGCGTCTGGATTGGCAGCATGCTCGCCATCTGGTGGATATCAGTGAACCGGATGGCGGCCTGGTCGATGCCATTTACTATTTGCAGCTGACGGAAAAACGCTACACCTATCTGCTTTCGCAAGCAAAGCGGGAGCATGTTCGGAAGCAAGCGTAA
- a CDS encoding HD domain-containing phosphohydrolase, whose amino-acid sequence MYFPRAKDRLFATFLLLCLFPILFICFLFYEEAQKAVFEQYQISSESHLKLADARLSLFIRGIQEDVDALAQNPLLLEHEQNIDSLRILFLQFAHMNSMVGNVHLLRDNRSIASLYPEEGWDAADRPITFYRETFSIEQNRVWLLGREDERGTRRSVYVAQKVKDREGKSGDLLLVEIKLGQLSSWIRTNFMAENSGMMMVSPTGRIMLDTNIDMIGRYLHALPDYEIISQAIRSATEKENRVLSFRQNGETFYAFHLVSPTNSNHYIEWIPGEGMNARLDRLKLILLVTIFLVVVFSAYVSHRLSNWIGQPIYTMVRATDSLLQGDFSIRVPIEGMEEITLLEKKFNQMAEQIQCLLCRERKYMRESLDQIVRSFYLAVEMKDPYTAGHTERVTNYALILYDHLDEEDRKQFSRDDLRYATLMHDIGKVAIPDRVLLKAGKLTDEEYGQMMRHSTIGADIVEQIKSLAHVSPGVRHHHERWDGRGYPDQLKGEEIPLMGRIIAVADTFDAMTTTRSYRHAMGFQEAYAEIVRCSQTQFDPRIVAVFQKAYRSGAWHERPLSYGGGKQQQTEGAMARHGG is encoded by the coding sequence ATGTATTTTCCGAGGGCAAAAGACCGACTATTCGCAACTTTTTTGTTGCTCTGCCTTTTCCCGATTCTCTTTATCTGCTTTCTTTTTTATGAGGAAGCTCAGAAGGCGGTATTCGAGCAGTACCAGATCAGCAGTGAAAGCCACTTGAAGCTTGCCGACGCGCGACTGTCCTTGTTCATCCGAGGGATTCAGGAGGATGTCGATGCGTTGGCGCAAAACCCGCTCTTGCTTGAGCATGAACAAAATATCGATTCACTTCGGATTTTGTTTCTTCAATTCGCTCACATGAATAGTATGGTCGGCAACGTTCATTTGCTCAGAGATAACCGCAGCATTGCCTCCTTATATCCGGAGGAAGGCTGGGATGCGGCGGATCGTCCGATCACATTTTACAGGGAGACGTTTTCGATCGAACAGAACCGAGTCTGGCTCCTCGGAAGAGAGGATGAACGGGGCACTCGCCGTTCCGTCTACGTGGCGCAGAAGGTGAAAGACAGAGAAGGCAAGAGTGGGGATCTCCTGCTGGTGGAAATCAAGCTGGGTCAGCTCTCCAGCTGGATTCGGACGAATTTTATGGCGGAGAACAGCGGGATGATGATGGTCTCACCCACTGGGAGAATCATGCTCGATACCAACATCGACATGATCGGCCGGTACCTGCATGCCCTCCCGGATTACGAAATCATCAGCCAAGCGATTCGGTCCGCCACAGAAAAAGAAAATAGGGTGCTGTCCTTTCGCCAAAACGGAGAGACCTTTTACGCTTTTCACCTTGTATCGCCGACGAACAGCAATCATTACATCGAGTGGATTCCCGGAGAAGGGATGAATGCGCGGCTGGACCGGCTAAAGCTGATTCTGCTCGTGACAATATTTCTCGTCGTAGTTTTTTCCGCTTATGTCTCGCATCGGCTGTCGAACTGGATTGGACAGCCCATCTACACGATGGTCCGCGCGACAGATTCCTTGCTGCAAGGCGATTTTTCGATTCGGGTCCCGATCGAAGGGATGGAAGAAATCACGCTGCTGGAAAAGAAATTCAACCAGATGGCGGAACAGATTCAGTGCTTGCTCTGCCGGGAGAGGAAGTACATGCGGGAGAGTCTTGATCAAATTGTGCGGAGCTTTTACCTGGCGGTGGAAATGAAAGATCCGTATACGGCGGGACATACGGAGCGCGTCACCAACTATGCGCTCATCTTGTACGATCATCTGGACGAGGAGGATCGCAAGCAATTTTCCCGGGACGACTTGCGCTATGCTACCCTCATGCACGACATCGGGAAGGTTGCGATTCCCGATCGTGTGCTTTTAAAGGCGGGAAAACTGACCGATGAGGAGTACGGCCAGATGATGCGGCATTCCACCATCGGAGCAGACATCGTGGAGCAAATCAAGAGCCTGGCACACGTAAGCCCGGGAGTCCGACATCATCACGAACGCTGGGATGGTCGAGGGTACCCGGACCAGCTGAAAGGGGAGGAGATCCCTTTGATGGGACGAATCATTGCCGTGGCCGATACGTTTGACGCGATGACCACCACTCGTTCCTATCGCCACGCAATGGGGTTCCAGGAAGCCTACGCCGAGATCGTGCGGTGTTCACAGACGCAGTTCGATCCGCGTATTGTCGCCGTGTTTCAAAAGGCGTATAGAAGCGGCGCATGGCATGAGCGGCCGCTGTCTTACGGGGGAGGGAAGCAGCAGCAGACCGAGGGTGCGATGGCCCGGCATGGGGGATGA
- a CDS encoding pro-sigmaK processing inhibitor BofA family protein: METGWIIALVIAGILVVIAASKSVTGPVRWIGFGIMQLVVGAILLFFANLVGELAHFHIPINPVTALLAGFLRLPGLAALVVIKLWVM; the protein is encoded by the coding sequence ATGGAAACAGGTTGGATCATTGCTCTGGTTATCGCGGGAATCCTGGTCGTTATTGCGGCAAGCAAGTCGGTGACAGGTCCCGTGCGTTGGATCGGTTTTGGAATCATGCAGCTGGTCGTCGGGGCGATCCTGCTTTTTTTCGCCAATCTGGTCGGAGAACTCGCCCACTTTCACATTCCGATCAATCCGGTGACAGCCCTGCTTGCAGGATTCTTGCGTTTGCCCGGGCTGGCCGCGCTTGTCGTGATCAAGCTGTGGGTGATGTGA
- a CDS encoding DMT family transporter: MATKKQLLWADLSLFVIALAWGYTFILSKDLLRELAPFTFLGTRFLIAGLILLPFVWRRLRTAGKEVWRQGILCGVVLCAAFTLQLLGIDRTTPGKAGVITGTNVILVPFLSYLWLRKTVGKGAVIGSILAFAGLVCLSGEGEWTGLSTGDLLVFLCAIFFAAHILMVDSFYEKKADIDPLSFVMIQLLVVGVVDTALAVCTEPFPQPLSPYGWFAYWFDCLLGTLLAYVVQIKAQQFSPPVHVSILLSLEAVFAFLFSWLLWGELVTPIILTGVFLMLAGIYIAEISDHGS, translated from the coding sequence GTGGCAACCAAAAAGCAATTGCTCTGGGCCGACCTTTCCTTGTTTGTCATTGCACTGGCCTGGGGGTATACGTTTATTTTGAGCAAAGACCTGCTTAGAGAGCTCGCTCCCTTTACCTTTTTGGGGACGAGGTTTCTCATCGCCGGGCTCATTCTGCTCCCGTTTGTCTGGAGGCGGCTGAGAACGGCTGGCAAGGAAGTGTGGCGGCAAGGTATCTTGTGCGGCGTCGTCTTGTGTGCGGCTTTTACCTTGCAGCTTCTGGGAATTGATCGGACGACGCCGGGGAAAGCGGGTGTGATCACGGGGACCAATGTCATTTTGGTGCCGTTTCTTTCCTACCTGTGGCTGCGCAAAACGGTGGGAAAAGGGGCGGTCATCGGTAGCATTCTCGCATTTGCAGGACTCGTCTGTCTGTCGGGGGAGGGAGAGTGGACGGGGCTTTCCACAGGTGACCTGCTAGTGTTCTTGTGTGCCATTTTCTTTGCCGCGCACATCTTGATGGTCGACAGCTTCTATGAAAAAAAGGCGGACATCGATCCGCTCAGCTTCGTCATGATTCAATTGCTCGTGGTTGGCGTGGTCGATACAGCTCTGGCGGTATGTACGGAGCCATTTCCACAACCGCTTAGCCCGTATGGATGGTTCGCCTACTGGTTTGATTGCCTGCTTGGTACATTGCTTGCCTATGTCGTTCAAATCAAGGCGCAGCAGTTTTCGCCGCCGGTGCACGTCAGCATTTTGCTGTCGCTGGAAGCCGTTTTTGCCTTCCTGTTTTCCTGGCTGCTCTGGGGCGAGCTGGTCACGCCGATCATTCTCACTGGTGTTTTTCTCATGCTGGCGGGGATTTACATCGCAGAGATCAGCGATCACGGTTCCTGA